A portion of the Bufo gargarizans isolate SCDJY-AF-19 chromosome 7, ASM1485885v1, whole genome shotgun sequence genome contains these proteins:
- the LOC122944252 gene encoding DNA damage-regulated autophagy modulator protein 1-like, translated as MEIRGLAFLPILFVTWTLLGLCAGIAITVILGHSKLPYISAIGEQFPESAVFTVVFMVTSILGAGVASIQYRFMILHSEPSEKRNIICQKILYALGWLACIANAVTGVCSMKISPLAHSISAGTGFFFFAVYNLSQAICLYEKSFSSRRLCHIRLASTLVTIVALLICILLYLTVDVGVGFFRLCNTDHCKEIFSMTGLVGEWMGFVGLTIFPIMYYTDFQRLSLMLSTEGVSIILRQKTQDPENP; from the exons ATGGAGATTCGGGGTTTGGCCTTCTTGCCTATCCTCTTCGTCACATGGACGCTTTTAGGCCTTTGCGCCGGGATCGCCATTACTGTCATCTTAGGCCATTCAAAATTACcatacatcag TGCCATAGGAGAACAATTTCCTGAATCGGCGGTCTTCACCGTCGTCTTCATGGTGACTTCCATTCTAG GAGCTGGCGTCGCTTCCATCCAATACAGGTTCATGATCCTCCATTCTGAACCATCAGAGAAGCGAAATATCATCTGCCAGAAAATCCTATACGCCTTGGGATGGCTCGCTTGTATTGCGAACGCCGTGACTGGTGTATGTTCG ATGAAGATCAGTCCCTTAGCCCACAGTATCAGCGCAGGAACTGGATTTTTCTTCTTTGCAGTTTACAACCTGAGCCAAGCTATATGCCTGTATGAGAAATCCTTCAGCAGTCGTCGCCTGTGCCACATAAGACTGGCATCAACCTTGGTGACCATTGTGGCACTGCTGATCTGTATCCTTTTATACCTGACTG TTGATGTAGGTGTGGGCTTCTTCCGCCTATGTAACACCGATCACTGTAAAGAG ATCTTCTCTATGACCGGCTTGGTGGGCGAGTGGATGGGATTTGTTGGCCTGACAATATTCCCGATCATGTACTATACGGATTTCCAG CGTTTGTCATTAATGTTGTCCACAGAAGGCGTCTCCATCATTCTGAGGCAAAAGACCCAGGACCCTGAAAACCCCTAG